In one Bufo gargarizans isolate SCDJY-AF-19 chromosome 11, ASM1485885v1, whole genome shotgun sequence genomic region, the following are encoded:
- the CHP1 gene encoding calcineurin B homologous protein 1, whose product MGSRASTLLRDEEIEEIKKETGFSHSQITRLYSRFTSLDKGENGTLSREDFQRIPELAINPLGDRIINAFFSEGEDQVNFRGFMRTLAHFRPIEDNEKSKDLASTEPLNSRSNKLLFAFRLYDLDKDDKISRDELLQVLRMMVGVNISDDQLGSIADRTIQEADQNGDCAISFSEFVKVLEKVDVEQKMSIRFLH is encoded by the exons ATGGGCTCCCGCGCCTCCACCTTGCTGAGGGACGAGGAGATAGAAGAGATCAAGAAGGAGACCGGCT TTTCCCACAGCCAGATAACACGCCTGTACAGCCGCTTCACCAGCCTGGATAAGGGAGAGAACGGCACGTTAAG CCGGGAAGACTTCCAGCGAATTCCAGAACTCGCCATTAACCCTTTGGGAGATCGGATCATTAATGCATTTTTCAGTGAGGG GGAGGACCAAGTGAATTTCCGTGGCTTTATGAGGACGCTTGCTCACTTCAGGCCGATTGAAGATAATGAGAAATCGAAAGATCTTGCCAGCACCGAACCTCTGAACAGTAGAAGCAACAAACTGTTGT TTGCATTTCGGCTCTACGACCTGGATAAAGATGATAAAATCTCTCGGGATGAACTCCTTCAG GTTCTGCGGATGATGGTGGGAGTGAACATCTCCGATGACCAGCTAGGAAGCATCGCTGACCGCACTATCCAGGAGGcagaccagaatggagactgtgcCATTTCCTTCTCTGAATTTGTCAAG GTTCTGGAGAAGGTAGACGTGGAGCAGAAGATGAGTATACGATTCCTCCACTAG